From the genome of Bacteroidota bacterium, one region includes:
- a CDS encoding PAS domain-containing sensor histidine kinase: MSTRHIIIQFWRRIREIGVQDAMPSAEAKRVRFSNLIMFPIAAPALPFGAYLWTLGAHQLALLQIPFTLFFIMIPFLNAKGYYQFARFALVLGGLGMVICMSIFSPFESGEHLTLIVILLLAFCVFDIKQYGSLGTCLTLVLVGFVAIEYVDTAGLVSQQQVSLRMTYIINFLLMCCAIILAIYYFKALSQRQVDDIIFRAQRELRAVFENSVDAILLLNPYTFSIEMCNDRAVTLFEVDDKATLLGKPLEALWETPAGPDFYSTTWEVREENSAFLRASGDVFWGNAAYSHLQYDAMPRIMVRITDITSRIRAEAALADAQERESKALEARDYFLSMMSHELRTPVNGILGVADFLEDEKGGDDEFVQMLKLSSRRLLHTVSNMLEMTKHEIATIEYEHEEVALHTVLEPVLAHYSAGAMEKGLQIKMVSQDTAYFVMGRTAFLKQVLENVISNAVKFTQQGEIVVRLYEVDDPNCQVVIEVEDTGIGMSAIFVSQHLFAKFEQESKGMNRRYEGLGLGMTVCKRVIEMMDGSIEVQSEKGKGTTIRIMLPLLRSLSLNPASARA; encoded by the coding sequence ATGTCTACTCGTCATATAATTATTCAATTCTGGCGTAGAATCAGAGAGATTGGCGTACAGGACGCTATGCCGTCGGCCGAAGCCAAACGGGTGCGTTTTTCGAACCTGATCATGTTTCCTATCGCAGCGCCTGCGCTACCTTTTGGGGCGTACTTGTGGACGCTTGGCGCGCACCAACTTGCGCTTCTACAGATTCCGTTTACCCTCTTTTTTATTATGATTCCCTTCTTAAATGCGAAGGGCTACTACCAGTTTGCAAGATTTGCCCTTGTACTGGGTGGGCTAGGGATGGTGATTTGCATGAGTATTTTTAGCCCATTCGAGAGCGGAGAGCATCTGACACTAATTGTGATCTTGTTGTTGGCGTTTTGCGTCTTTGATATAAAGCAATATGGGAGCCTGGGTACTTGTTTAACGCTGGTGCTGGTAGGTTTTGTCGCTATCGAATACGTTGATACTGCGGGGCTTGTCTCCCAGCAACAGGTTAGTTTACGGATGACGTATATCATAAACTTCCTCTTGATGTGTTGTGCGATAATTCTCGCCATTTATTACTTCAAAGCCTTATCTCAGAGGCAAGTTGATGACATTATATTTCGGGCACAGCGAGAATTACGTGCTGTTTTTGAGAACAGCGTTGATGCCATTTTACTACTAAACCCGTATACGTTTTCAATTGAAATGTGTAACGATCGCGCTGTAACGTTGTTTGAGGTCGACGACAAGGCAACTTTGCTCGGCAAGCCGCTGGAGGCGCTTTGGGAAACGCCGGCTGGTCCTGATTTTTATTCAACCACATGGGAAGTGCGCGAGGAAAACAGTGCGTTTCTTCGTGCCTCCGGCGATGTTTTTTGGGGAAATGCGGCCTATTCCCATCTGCAATACGACGCGATGCCACGCATTATGGTACGTATTACAGACATCACCTCGCGTATCCGCGCAGAAGCTGCGCTTGCGGATGCACAAGAACGAGAAAGCAAGGCATTAGAGGCGCGCGATTATTTCCTGTCGATGATGAGCCACGAACTCAGGACACCTGTAAATGGGATTCTTGGTGTTGCTGATTTTTTGGAGGATGAAAAGGGAGGAGACGACGAGTTCGTCCAGATGCTAAAATTGTCGAGCCGGCGGCTATTGCACACAGTTTCGAACATGTTGGAAATGACCAAACATGAAATTGCAACGATCGAGTATGAGCACGAAGAAGTTGCATTGCATACGGTTCTCGAACCCGTTCTTGCCCACTACAGCGCCGGTGCAATGGAGAAAGGATTGCAAATTAAAATGGTGTCGCAAGATACTGCCTACTTCGTGATGGGGCGTACAGCATTTCTCAAGCAAGTATTGGAAAACGTGATTAGCAATGCCGTTAAATTTACACAACAGGGCGAAATTGTAGTGCGTTTGTACGAAGTAGATGACCCGAACTGTCAGGTTGTTATTGAGGTTGAAGATACAGGGATTGGGATGAGTGCTATCTTTGTTTCGCAGCACCTGTTTGCCAAGTTTGAGCAAGAAAGCAAAGGCATGAACAGGCGCTATGAGGGGTTAGGGCTTGGTATGACGGTTTGCAAGCGTGTTATCGAAATGATGGATGGGAGCATTGAGGTGCAAAGCGAAAAAGGCAAGGGGACAACAATCAGGATTATGTTGCCTTTACTCCGTTCGCTTTCCTTAAATCCAGCTTCAGCTCGGGCTTGA